Within Desulfolithobacter dissulfuricans, the genomic segment CGCACAGAGGGTTATGCATTCCCCTCCAGCGTTTGGACTCGGGCTATCTGCTGCCCTGCCCGTCCCGCCGGGTCTCCCAGGTTCCCTGGCGCTCCCTTGAGTACATGCCATCTCCAAACACCCCGGGCGGCCCAACGCAACGCTCCTGTTGTCTCATCGCGTCAATGACTGGCTTCCCCATGACCTCGGAGGGTCGCCGCCGCCAAATGTGTAACGAGGCCGAATCGAGTTCACAGATGTTACGGCCTATACTCTATCTGACCTTACGGCCTTTTCCGACCCTGCTTGACGATTCGGGTTACCCCTACACGCCGGGTCGGCGATTTCGCGGTGAACAGGCAATTACCGCGGGTGGCATCGCAGCCACCAGATTCGCCAGAGCTTCGCCTGGCACACGAGGTCGACACCGGTTTCAATGCTGAAGATTGATGGTAATCACAAAATTGTTTGTTATGCCTGGCATGCGGTTATTTTAGTCCCTTGACCCCGTCAAGGAGGGCATCGGTGAGGTCGGCATCGGTGAGGTCAGCTCCGGTGAGGTCGGCCCGGATCAGGTTGGCACCCCGGAGAATGGCTCCACGCAGGTTGGCATCCCTCAGGTTGGCCCCGGGCAGGTTGGCGTAGATCAGGTTGGCTTTTTCCAGTTTGGCGCCCTGAAGATTGGCCCGCCGGAGGTTGGCCATACGCAGATTGGCATAACTCAGATCGGCACCGCGCAGATTGGCCTGCACCAGGTCAGCTTTCTGCAGGTCGCTGCCGGCCAGCTTGCAGTCGGGACAGTCGCGGGCCATCCATTTGACGGTCGCCTCTAGCTCACGCTTGTCAACCTTTGGCCGTGGGAGGACGCTGTCTTCCACACCGCCTGCCTCTTCTTCCAGCAAGATCTTTTTTTCCGGCCTGGCAGCGGACTCGGCAGCCTTGGTACGGATGGACGAACGAAAGCTTTTTCTCTTCTTCGTCTTTATTTCATGATAGAGGTTCTGGCTGTCGCCCTGGAGCAGTTCGGCGGTGTATTGCCGGACTCCGCTGCCGTTTACCAGGAAATAGTATTTTTTTCCGGGATCAGTGAAGACCTCAAAACAGCGCAGGTCGCCGTACCACCAGCTGCGCATGCGAATGCAGAGCTCGCCCTGGTCGCTGACATCCCATCGGCCCACCTCTTGGTTGTTATAGATATCCCTGGCAAAGACCGTGCTTGAAGGGTCGAAATAATAGTAACTTTCTTCGCCATATGACTGGAGAAAGAGTGTATTGCCTTCCACGAGGGAGAGTACGTCCTCCGGGGAGAGCCTGGAGGATCCTGTTTTCTCTTCCAGCCGGTGCTGGGTGGCCGGGCCGCAGCCAACAGCCAGCAGAAGGACAAGTACCAGAGACCAGACGGTATGCTTCATGGTCAGCTCCATATAATATTAATATGTTGAAATAAATGAATAAATTACGATTTTGTCCGGGATGGAGTCAGCCAGTATAGTACACGGTCACCGGGGTTTTGGCATTATCTTTTGCAGGGAGCAGGCCCTGGTCTCTGTGGACGTCGATCAGTCGCTGCAACAGGTCCCGGAGTCGGGTCGTCCCTGCATCATGCTGCAAGACCGGTAAAGAGGCCCAGTTCTTCGATGGCGGCCAGGGATTGCCACAGCCCTTCCTCGGTGTGGGGTTCCAGGGTGATAATCGGTGCCCTGTTCGATGCCTTCAGGTGGTCAAACAGACCCTGGAAGTCGAAGCTTCCCCTGCCAATGGCCAGATGGTCATCGCCGCCGGTGTTATTGTCATGCAGGTGAAGCTGGCCCAGCCAGGGGCCAAGCTCGTCCATCCATGGTTGCCACGGGGCACGGGCAAAGGCCTGGAGATGACCGGTATCGAGACAGAAGCCAAGATGGCTGCAGTCCAGTTTTTCAAAGAGTTTCCTGTGCACCGCCGGGCTTTTTTCATAGGTGTTTTCAAACATGACCCGGGTCCCGTTTTTCATGGCAATGGTAAGGAGCGTTTCCCAGGTATGGAGGGCATTATCGAACCAGGTGGAAAATTTTCCCAGGTGCTTGTTGTCCTCATAGCCTAGGTGGCAGACAATGGATCTGGGCGCAAATACCCCGGTTAACTGGAAGGCGCGGCGGAGTTTTTCCCGGGAAACCTCGCGGATTTTCGGGTCTAAGGCACCGGGAGAAAGATCGAAGAACGGGGCGTGCAGGGTGCAGCGCAGTCCGGCCTTGCCAAGGGTCTCCGCCAGGGCGGCAAATTCCTTTTCCTCCACATCCCACAGGCAGCCGCCCTCAAGACCGATTTCCGGCTGTAACCGGTGTCGCAGAAACAGGTCCAGCAGTCCGGTACCAAGGAGATCGAACGGTGCATTGATGAAGCAGCGGCTCTTTATGTGCTGAAAAGAGCCAGGATCTCGCCCGGTATTATCCCAGGTATGGTCAGCTTTACTCGACGGTTTCAACTTTTTTGACCGGGAAAAAGTCTTTATCCAGCGCTGTTTTCATATCTGCCACTTGTACTTTTTCGTCGTCATAGGTGACAAGGGCCATATGCTCACCAATGTCAGTGTGGACCTTGATGACGCCATCCAGCTTTTTCAGGGTAGCCCGTACCTTGTAGGCAGATCCGCCTCAGGTAATACCTGGCACAAAAAGCCTGACCGATCGGGTGGCGGCAAGAGCGAAAGAGAGGGAGACAAAGGAAAATATCAGCGTGAAGAGGAACACGACAAGATGTTTTTTGCCCATGTTGGATACCTTTTGTTTTATTATCTGTTCTGGGGTATCTGCCCGGCGGTCCTCCTGGATCAAGTATCCTGGAGCTCCCGGGCGGTGTGACGATTGTACCGGTTTTAGGCCTTGTAAACAAGAAGACAGAGGTGGAAAGGAGCGCTTTTCATGGCTCCATCCCAGGCCTCTGTCTGAAGGGTTCTGCGATCCAGCCGCCCGGCGGGCGACTGGATCGGCTATGGGTACTGTATTGAAGGGCTGTGACTTTACTCCTTGTCCTCCTCCTGCATGGATTTCACCAGCAGGGAACCGGCAATGCCAAGCATTCCGAGATCGCGGATCTGCTTCATGGCCGGCTGCATCATCTTGGCCAGCATGATCCGGCGAGTGGATGCTTCGGGCATCTCTTGCGGTGCCTGGGCCTTGAGCAACTCAATATCCTTCTTTTTGGAACCATAGTACCGGCTGTTTGGCCCGATCTGCACATTTTTGGAGGTTAGGCCAAAGGCGCCTTTCTTGACGTATTTGGATACCTCGGAGTTGGGATCGGTCAGGTCACCGAAGATCCGGGCCCCGGCCAGACAGGTCTGGACGCAGGCAGGCTGCAGCCCTTCAGCAACCCGGGGCATGCAGTAGGTGCATTTGTCGGCCTTGCCTTCGGACTCGTCGTCGGCCAGGTCAGGATTGACGTAGCGGGCGCCATAGGGACAGGCATCGGCGCAGGCGCCGCAACCCATGCAGCGGGTCTTGTCGATCTGGACGGTACCGTTGAAGGGATCCTTCCAGGTGGCGGCGATTTCCATGGTCTTGGTTTTACCGGTCTTGACATCCTTGAAGGTGGCCTCGACCGGATCGGCCGGGCAGACGTCCACGCAGGCCGGCTTGTCGCAGTGATTGCAAAGGCCCGGGTAGAAGGTGAAAGCCAGCTCGCCGGTGGATGTTTTTGCCGGGCCAAGGCGGTAGACCCAGTTCCGGCCAAACTGCGCCGGCACCTCCCACTCAGCCTTGCAGGCAATGGTGCAGGCATGGCAGCCCACACATTTGTCTATATCGATAATCATGCCATATTGCATTTGGATATACCTCCTGAATTTATCGTCTTGTCATCTCTTGCCGCGTTGTCCGCAGCAGGATCAGCTTGCCTTGACAAGCCGGACAAAGTTATTGCGCATGCCGCTGCAACCGGTTTCCGGGTCAACCGCCAGCTTGGTGATCAGGCTCTGATCATCGACACCCTGGTTGTAACCCACCGTGAGCTCCGGGTTCATGGAGCCAAAGCCGTGGTACATGTAGACCGCGTCTTCACGGATACCCGGCGTAACCTTGACCGTGGTGGTGGTGCGGGATTTGACCCCGTCCTGGTTGACGAAGCTGACCCGGTCACCATCACGCAGTCCCAGTCTTTTGGCAACCTTGTCGTTGACCCAGACCGGATTTTCAGGCATGGCGGCATGGAGCCAGACGTTGTTCTGGGTCCGGTTGAAGGTGTGGACCGGAGCCCGGCCGTACAGGAGGCGCATGTAGCCGGCCGGCGGCTCTTCCACCGGGATATAGGTGGGAATGGCCGGGAATCCTTCGTCTTCCAGATCCTCGTTGGCGAAGTTGACCGTGAAATCCTCGGAAATTCCGTAGGGATCCTTGCCCGGCTGGATATGGATGCCGTCTTCGGCCTTCAGCTTGGCAATGGACAGACCGGCACCGGCCAGGATCTTGTCGACCATCTCTTCCTGGCTCTGGACCGGAATTTTGTCACCGTAGCCCATCCTCCGGGCGATCTCGTTGGTGATCCAGACACCGTCCTTACGCTCGAAACCAGGGTCAACCAGTGGCATACGTGCTGAGACATACTGCTGATGCTTGTCAGCAAAGTTCCACTGGGTGCCTTTCTTGATATAGTCGTAGCGCTCGAGATAGGAGCACTCGGGCAGCAGGATGTCGGCGAACATGGTGATGTCGGTGGGCATGACATCGACACACATGACAAAGTCCATCTGCTTGAGCATCCGGATGGTCCGCTGCTGGTTGGGAATGGTCTGGATCGGATTCTGACCCCAGATCACGCAGCCCTTGATCGGGTAGGGGTCGCCGGACAGGGCGGCATCACGGATCAGCTCGGTAGGCGTTCCTGGAGGAGCAAAGGGATATTTACCGGCAATCTCCTTGAGATTTTCTCCTTCATGCTCGCCATGGGGCCAGCTCACCTTGCCAAAACCCTTGGGACCCTTGGGTTTGACAAAACCACCCTTGACGCCGTAGGCACCAAGAACACCGGTCAGGCAGGCCAGGGAGCGCTCGCGCTGGAAGTCGTTACCGTACCAGGAAACGTGACGGCCGGGGTGGATGGAAACGTTGGGCGCATTGGCGGCCAGCAGGTCAGCCACTTCCTTGATCTGGGAGGCCGGAACATCACAGATGGCGGCGGCTTTCTCCAGAGTCCATTCGCTGATACCCTCGGCCATGGTCTCAAAACCTTCACCGTGCTCTTCGACAAATTTTTTGTCATACTTGTCGTTCTGGATCAGGTAGTTCATGATGGCCAGCAGGAATGCGGTGTCGGTACCGGGCTTGATCTTGACCCAGATATCGGCCTTGCCGGCCGAGGCGGAAAAACGGGGATCAACCACGATCAGCTTGGCGCCGTTTTCCAGGCCCTTGAGATACCGTTTCAGATGCGAGACATGCACGTTTTCGCCGAAATGGCCACCGAGCAGCATGATGACCTTGGCATTGGGCATATCCACATTCTCGCCGGGCGCGGTACCTATAGTGGCAACATAGGCCGTATCCCGGATACCGCGGCACTGAAAGAAAGAGGCCTCGGATACGTTGGGTGTGCCAACGGTTTTCTCAAAAAAGTGCATGGGGTACTTGGCCGAGGCGCCATGGGGGAACATGGCCAGGCCGTGGGGTCCGTACTTGTCGACAATCCCTTTGAGTTTGCTGGCGCATTCGTTCAGGGCCTCTTCCCATGAAATCCTCTTCCATTTGGGCGCCCCACGTTTACCTACGTTTTTCAGGGGGTATTTCAGCCGGTCCGGATCGTAGAGCAGCTTGATGCCGGCGTTACCGCGGGCACAGATGGCTGTCCCGTTGTCAATGGATTTGGGGTTGCCTTCAAGTTTTACCAACCGCCCGTCGCGGACCTTGCCCACAAGCTGGCAACGCCAGAAGCACATCTCGCAGATTCCACCGACCGCAGTTTTGGTGTCCTTGAAGCTTCCCGGCGGGATCAGCGGTGTCTTGACCACACCGGTCTCAGCTTTGGCCACCACTTTGGAAAGTGGCACGCTTGCCGCGGCAAGAGAGGCGGTTTTCAAAAAATTCCGCCTGGTCAGATTAATTGCCATTTACGGTTCCTCCTTGGTGAAAAAATCTATTAAATCAACAGACACCTTGTAAAACGGGTGTCCTGCCTCGTTATGAACCCGTTGGTAGAACTGTTCAAACCAGGGACGGAAAAGCCGGCGCAGAAACTCTTCAGTCTTCTCCAGCCGTCCTTCCCGGGCCAGCTGAGCAAGAAATTCAAGTTCATGCATGATGTGGTCGGCCGGTTCAGTTTCATCGGCCAGATCAAAGCCGCATTGCCGGTAGAAATCCCTGGTCTCTTCTGTCAGCTTGCCCTGGAGACTGCCGGCACCGCCCACGTATATCGACCCATAGGGCGGGGCAATGACATGGGGTATGGCGTTTATGAACAGCCTGGTGTATTCAATCTGCAGGGTTTCAAGTGGGTTGTTATCCTGCTGGAGCCAAGTGCCTAACTCCCTGGCCTGGGAGTCCCGGTCGAGGGAGTGGAGCAGGTCCTGGAAGGTGACAAGGAATTCCTGATCGAGAAATGCGGGGTCTGGATAACGCATGCACAGCGCAAGAAAGCCGTACACTTCGGCAAGACCATTTGCGTCATCGCTCCCCGGTGTTGATTCTGTGGCAGAGTCTTTCGGTATCATGTGCGAATTCTACAACAGATAAATTTTAGTGTCAATGAATATGCATTCATTTTCTCCACAGGTGAATCTTATGTGATTAAGAAGGGTTGTGGGATGTCTGCTTTGACACAATGTGGTGAAATTTTCTCTTCCTAAACCACGGAATTCACAGCCTCCACTTGTCAGCCGGAAAAGGAGTGCATATCCTATTTCTGACTGACAATACCGCTGCGAAAACAGCCTTGAAAACCGTCCATGGGAATGTGGATAATCCGCCTTATGACCCCCTGGGTGGGAGACTGTGCTGATGATCGAGGCGGGCGAAATAATGTCTGAACTGCGAGGCGGGCGTACGTGCACAGAAGTCACGCGCTGTTTTTCGCTTCCACGGACAACCGGACCCGAGGTTGAGGAGAAGGGAGATGAAGATACTCACGGCGCCGCACATGGAGCGGTGTATAGGCTGCCATTCCTGTTCGCTGGCCTGCGCCAGGCTGGTGCACAAAAAACTTTCCTGGGAAAGCGCCGGGATCCGCATCCGCTCGGCAGGGGGGCTGTCCACCGGATTTTATGCCGTCCGCTGCCTTGGCTGTGCGGATCCGTTCTGCGTCGCGGCCTGTCCCACCGGGGCCCTCATCCGGCGGCGTGGCGGAGGGGTGCTGCTGCGGGAAAAGAAATGCATCCAGTGCGGCGATTGTGTCCAGGCCTGTCCGGTGGAGGGGATTGTCCAGGACAGGGACGGACGGATTTATGTCTGCCTTCAGTGCGGGCAATGCGTGGACTACTGTCCCCATGACTGTCTGGAGATGCGTGAAGCCAGGAGTGTGGAGCCCGGGGAGGTGATTGCATGAACAGGGATCATTTCAGGGTGCTGGTGGTTGATCTGGATACCGGTCAGAGCCAGGTGGAGCAGTTCGATGGCCGGGATCAGGCCATCGGCGGTTCCGGGCTTGCCGCCCTGCTTTTTGAAAAATACGGCCGGAAGGACAGGCCATGGAGCCACGCCGACCAGCCCTTTATCCTGGCCATTGGTCCCCTCACCGGGGCCTTTCCCCTGATGAGCAAGACCGTGGCCGCCTTCAAGAGTCCCTACCATGACCAGTACACCGAGAGCCATGCGGGCGGCCGGTTGGCCCTGGCGCTCCGGTTCGCCGGATACGATGGCCTGGTCGTCACCGGCTGCGCCCCCGGACTTTCCATCCTGGAACTGGGATCACGCCATATCCGGATTCGGGATGCCGGTTATCTTCGCGGTATGGATGCTTACGCCACCGGCAAGCTGCTCAGGAGAATACATCCCGGCGGTTCCGGGCACCGTTCCATCCTCCGTATCGGTCCGGCCGGTGAATGCGGCCTGGCCATGGCCTGCATCAATGTGGACACCTACCGCCATTTCGGTCGGCTGGGCGGCGGGACGGTGCTGGGAAACAAGAATATCAAGGGCATCATCATTCAGGGGGACAGTGGTTTTTCCCTGCCCGAGGGCAGCGACTACCAGAAACTCTTTGCCACTGTCTATGAACAGGTTACGGCCACCAACATGATGCAGAAGTATCATAACCTGGGAACGGCGGCCAACCTCCAGGTCCTGGATGATCTCAAAGCCCTGCCCTGGCGTAACCTGCAGCAGACAAGCGACCCCGAGACCATAACCGGGGTCAACGGTGAGACGTTTGCCGACAAGACGCTGCTCCGCAATGGAGCCTGTTCCGGATGTCCGGTGGGCTGCATCCACATCGGGTATGTACGGGAAAAATTTCACCAGGACAACCGCTACTTCTATCGTCAGGTGGCCTACGACTATGAACCCATCTTTGCCTGTGGCACCATGCTGGGGCTGGGCAACCCGTTTGAGGTCCTCGGGATCATGGATGAGATGGAGAAGATGGGCCTGGACGCCATGTCCGGCGGGGTAGCCCTGGCCTGGGCCACCGAGGCCCTGGAGCAGGGACTGGTCTCGGTCCGGGAAACCGGGGTAGAGCTGCGTTTCGGCGATGCGGCGGGCTACCGGCAGGCGGCGCGGATGCTGGGAACCGGGGCCAATGATTTCTACACCCTGCTCGGTCAGGGCACCCTTCGGGCGGCCGAGGCCTATGGCGGCCGGGACTTTGCCTGTGTGCTGGGCCAGGAGATGGCCGGCTACGCCACCGGCGAACTTTTCTTCGCTGCCCAGTCCCTGGGTTTCCGTCATTCCCACCTGGATACCGGCGGCTACTCCTATGATCAGAAGCATGCGGAAAAGGATGTCGACCGGGCGGTGCAGTTCCTGCTCGATGACGAGCCGGGTCGGGTCCTGCTGACCTCCATGGTGGCCTGCCTCTTTGCCCGGTCCATCTACACGGAGGAGATGCTTGCCCGGTGTCTTGACGTTCTGGGCTACGAAACCCTGGCTGGAAATCTCCCGGAGCTTGGCGAGCAGATCCGGTGCCACCGCTGGCGACTGCGGTTTGCCACCGGTTTCAGGCCCGAAGATGTCACCATTCCAAAACGATTCTACCGGGTGCAGACCTGGAAAGGGCCGGTGGATCCCGCCTATCTGGACCAGCTGCGGACCAGGTATATAGAGGCTCTGCGGGCGAGGGTCGAGCCTGATTAATGATCCACCTTGCGGCGCATCTTTTTTATTTTCCCACGGTGGGTCTTGCGATCGACCCGCCGTTTCTGTGATCCCCTGGTCGCCCTGGTCGGACGCCGAACCTTGCGGGGGGCCAGGGCCCGAAGGATGATGGCGCGCAGCCTGGCCAGGGCGGCTTCCCGATTTTTTTCCAGGCTCCGGTATTCCCTGGCCTTGATGATGATCTGTCCCTCAGCGGTGATGTGGTGGTCGTTGAGCTGCAGGAGGCGTTCCTTGAGAGGT encodes:
- a CDS encoding TorD/DmsD family molecular chaperone, with protein sequence MIPKDSATESTPGSDDANGLAEVYGFLALCMRYPDPAFLDQEFLVTFQDLLHSLDRDSQARELGTWLQQDNNPLETLQIEYTRLFINAIPHVIAPPYGSIYVGGAGSLQGKLTEETRDFYRQCGFDLADETEPADHIMHELEFLAQLAREGRLEKTEEFLRRLFRPWFEQFYQRVHNEAGHPFYKVSVDLIDFFTKEEP
- a CDS encoding 4Fe-4S dicluster domain-containing protein; the encoded protein is MQYGMIIDIDKCVGCHACTIACKAEWEVPAQFGRNWVYRLGPAKTSTGELAFTFYPGLCNHCDKPACVDVCPADPVEATFKDVKTGKTKTMEIAATWKDPFNGTVQIDKTRCMGCGACADACPYGARYVNPDLADDESEGKADKCTYCMPRVAEGLQPACVQTCLAGARIFGDLTDPNSEVSKYVKKGAFGLTSKNVQIGPNSRYYGSKKKDIELLKAQAPQEMPEASTRRIMLAKMMQPAMKQIRDLGMLGIAGSLLVKSMQEEDKE
- a CDS encoding aldehyde ferredoxin oxidoreductase N-terminal domain-containing protein — protein: MNRDHFRVLVVDLDTGQSQVEQFDGRDQAIGGSGLAALLFEKYGRKDRPWSHADQPFILAIGPLTGAFPLMSKTVAAFKSPYHDQYTESHAGGRLALALRFAGYDGLVVTGCAPGLSILELGSRHIRIRDAGYLRGMDAYATGKLLRRIHPGGSGHRSILRIGPAGECGLAMACINVDTYRHFGRLGGGTVLGNKNIKGIIIQGDSGFSLPEGSDYQKLFATVYEQVTATNMMQKYHNLGTAANLQVLDDLKALPWRNLQQTSDPETITGVNGETFADKTLLRNGACSGCPVGCIHIGYVREKFHQDNRYFYRQVAYDYEPIFACGTMLGLGNPFEVLGIMDEMEKMGLDAMSGGVALAWATEALEQGLVSVRETGVELRFGDAAGYRQAARMLGTGANDFYTLLGQGTLRAAEAYGGRDFACVLGQEMAGYATGELFFAAQSLGFRHSHLDTGGYSYDQKHAEKDVDRAVQFLLDDEPGRVLLTSMVACLFARSIYTEEMLARCLDVLGYETLAGNLPELGEQIRCHRWRLRFATGFRPEDVTIPKRFYRVQTWKGPVDPAYLDQLRTRYIEALRARVEPD
- the arfB gene encoding alternative ribosome rescue aminoacyl-tRNA hydrolase ArfB, whose translation is MVSPACTISASLTIPADEIRLTAIRASGPGGQHVNKASTAVHLRFDIRASSLPEPLKERLLQLNDHHITAEGQIIIKAREYRSLEKNREAALARLRAIILRALAPRKVRRPTRATRGSQKRRVDRKTHRGKIKKMRRKVDH
- a CDS encoding pentapeptide repeat-containing protein; amino-acid sequence: MKHTVWSLVLVLLLAVGCGPATQHRLEEKTGSSRLSPEDVLSLVEGNTLFLQSYGEESYYYFDPSSTVFARDIYNNQEVGRWDVSDQGELCIRMRSWWYGDLRCFEVFTDPGKKYYFLVNGSGVRQYTAELLQGDSQNLYHEIKTKKRKSFRSSIRTKAAESAARPEKKILLEEEAGGVEDSVLPRPKVDKRELEATVKWMARDCPDCKLAGSDLQKADLVQANLRGADLSYANLRMANLRRANLQGAKLEKANLIYANLPGANLRDANLRGAILRGANLIRADLTGADLTDADLTDALLDGVKGLK
- a CDS encoding molybdopterin-containing oxidoreductase family protein, with protein sequence MAINLTRRNFLKTASLAAASVPLSKVVAKAETGVVKTPLIPPGSFKDTKTAVGGICEMCFWRCQLVGKVRDGRLVKLEGNPKSIDNGTAICARGNAGIKLLYDPDRLKYPLKNVGKRGAPKWKRISWEEALNECASKLKGIVDKYGPHGLAMFPHGASAKYPMHFFEKTVGTPNVSEASFFQCRGIRDTAYVATIGTAPGENVDMPNAKVIMLLGGHFGENVHVSHLKRYLKGLENGAKLIVVDPRFSASAGKADIWVKIKPGTDTAFLLAIMNYLIQNDKYDKKFVEEHGEGFETMAEGISEWTLEKAAAICDVPASQIKEVADLLAANAPNVSIHPGRHVSWYGNDFQRERSLACLTGVLGAYGVKGGFVKPKGPKGFGKVSWPHGEHEGENLKEIAGKYPFAPPGTPTELIRDAALSGDPYPIKGCVIWGQNPIQTIPNQQRTIRMLKQMDFVMCVDVMPTDITMFADILLPECSYLERYDYIKKGTQWNFADKHQQYVSARMPLVDPGFERKDGVWITNEIARRMGYGDKIPVQSQEEMVDKILAGAGLSIAKLKAEDGIHIQPGKDPYGISEDFTVNFANEDLEDEGFPAIPTYIPVEEPPAGYMRLLYGRAPVHTFNRTQNNVWLHAAMPENPVWVNDKVAKRLGLRDGDRVSFVNQDGVKSRTTTTVKVTPGIREDAVYMYHGFGSMNPELTVGYNQGVDDQSLITKLAVDPETGCSGMRNNFVRLVKAS
- a CDS encoding 4Fe-4S dicluster domain-containing protein produces the protein MKILTAPHMERCIGCHSCSLACARLVHKKLSWESAGIRIRSAGGLSTGFYAVRCLGCADPFCVAACPTGALIRRRGGGVLLREKKCIQCGDCVQACPVEGIVQDRDGRIYVCLQCGQCVDYCPHDCLEMREARSVEPGEVIA
- a CDS encoding sugar phosphate isomerase/epimerase family protein — encoded protein: MKPSSKADHTWDNTGRDPGSFQHIKSRCFINAPFDLLGTGLLDLFLRHRLQPEIGLEGGCLWDVEEKEFAALAETLGKAGLRCTLHAPFFDLSPGALDPKIREVSREKLRRAFQLTGVFAPRSIVCHLGYEDNKHLGKFSTWFDNALHTWETLLTIAMKNGTRVMFENTYEKSPAVHRKLFEKLDCSHLGFCLDTGHLQAFARAPWQPWMDELGPWLGQLHLHDNNTGGDDHLAIGRGSFDFQGLFDHLKASNRAPIITLEPHTEEGLWQSLAAIEELGLFTGLAA